The nucleotide sequence TAGGTTCGGGTTTAAAACCTTTTTCATACACTTTTGGTTCAATTTTTATCTTTTTTCTTAATTCTGGTTTTGGAATTGAAAACGTTTCTGCAACTCCAACTTTCTTTTTTAAAGGAACTCCTAGAGAAGAGAGTAAGTCGTTTTTAGAGAGAAGTTTTTGTTTCCGTTCTTTAATTTTTCCAATAGCAAAATCTAAAACTTCATTATTAAAACCTTCACAGTCTTTTTTTAGTATATGATAATCAGATAAAATGTATCTTTTACTATCCTCAAAATCACGTTTTATTTTTTCTGGGTCACTATTAAAATTTATTATTTCTGTTGTTATACTGTCTTCTGTTACTCCGACCTCAATACTACCAGAGATAGAAAACGAACTCACTCCTTGATTTCCCAATATGTATATATCTCCTGTATATGGAATATGATATACAATAACATCTCTTCTGTATGTTTTCCCTCTATACACGTCATAATTGCCTGGAAAGCTTTCGGCAGGAATATCCTTTTCGTAGCTCTCAACAAATACATTTTCGAAATCAAGAACTGGGAAGTCAATAATATGAGATTGTATTAGAAATTCTGCAAATTCTACTTCACTTACATTAAGAATATAACTTTCGGATTTCTGATTAATTTGGCTTTCAATTTGTCGTGCCGAATTACCAAAAAGATTCTTTAAGTTTCCTTCTCTATATAATTTTAATCTACTTCCTCGGTACATTTTTCGTATTAGATAAAATAGGCCGTTAGCCGTTGTGAGTTCTTTCGTCCCATTCAAAGAATGATTTGTTTTGGCTTTTCCAATAGGTTATTTCGCTGTTATAAATTTCATTCGGCTTTATTCCGAAATCGGCTAATGGGATTGGCATATTTTTAATCATTCTATACTCTTTTATAAAATTTACTTTACCATTAACCCAAGCATTACCTAATGAAGAATTGACATTATAAAAAAGTAATAATTGTTCATAATCTGAAAGCTGTGCTCTTAAAGTTTTTGCATAAGAACGTTTCATTTCTTTATCAAAAACTTCATCATCTTGTTCTGATATTATTTTAACAGATTGATATAAATGTCTAAAATAATGACCAAGTCTAGATATGTGTCCACCAAAGGGAATATAATCAGGTTCATATTCCAAAACATTTGGATTATCTTTCAGTTTGACTTCGAATTTTATAGGTTTTTTAGCATCTCTTCTTTTCTCCTTTATAGTATTTAAATTCTTTATTAAGGCAATGATAAATTCTTGATGACAAACGCCTGCTAATGATTTTACTATTAAAGAGTCACTATTTCTACCTATTCCCATAAAGAAAATATGATATGCTATGTTGATTATTGCTTTTTCATCTTTAATATCAAATCCTGTTTCTTTTTCATTGTATTCTTCTATAAATTCTTTAGTTTTTGCATAGCAAAATCGAAATTCACTAAACATTGAGATAAACACTTTTCTCCCTTTATAATAATTTGGTAATGAAATTTTTGATATTTCTATTTCATTTGTATTTTCCCTATGTAACCTTATGGCTTCATAAAATTTATTTTCAAAACGTTCAATGGTAACATCATTTGCTTGTTTCTTAAATTGTAGTGTTTGTTTCTGGTTAGCCTTATATTGAACCCAAAATGCCAAAAAAGTCAATAACGCTGCTGCTATTGCAATAAAAGGCGTCATTGTTCCGCCAATTGTGTCTCCAATTTGTCCTGTTTTTGTGAAATTTAACCAGTCTAGTTTAAGAGTAAAAAGAAATGGCAAGAAACAAATAATTAGAATGAAAATTCCAAAATATTTCATCATACTCCAGAAATCCTTGTCAAATATTTTGTCTTTTTCACTCATTTTGTTTGTATTACAGCTAACGGTCTTGTATATGAAACGTAGCGTGTAAAAAGACGCTGACTTTTCGGATTATATACGAGCCGAATTTTTAAATTTTTCTTTTTATCTTTATTTTACTAAAAGCCAAATTTAAAAATTTGGCGGTCTTCGCAAATACACGCAAACCTCTCGAAAAGCCTGTAATAGCTATGTTTTATATACGTTGTTAGCACCAGTTATTTTTTTTCGGCAAGCAATTTTTCAAATATTTCTTTCCAACTTTTTACCAGTTTATCATCTATTTTCTCAAAATGCTTGTCAAATCTATTTTGAATTGTTCGAGCCAATTCTACTTTCCATCCATCCTCTAAATCAATTGAATTATTTTTAGCCCAATCCTCAATTTGGTCAACAATAGGTTTTTTCGAATCGTGGAAATCCTCAAAATATTGGTCGCAACGATACATTCTATCAATAGTAGAAATAATAGCTTCTGTCGGTATTAAATCCTCAATCTCGTATTCTTTGTCCGAAAGAAAGTCTGCAACACCTAAAACCTTGTCTTTTTCATCTCTATATCTCCCACTTTTTAGACTTTTAGCGTATTCTTTACCTGTTTTATCAGAATCTAAAAGTACAAATGGCAAGTCATCTTCTCTTGATGAAACAAGTTTTGAAACTGGTCCCATTCCTCGAACACCACCAGTTGGAATAAAAACTATTTCTTTCGAATATTGTAATTCGCCTTTACCTATCAAAAACCTCTTTAAAAGACTTAAATAAACTTGGTCGCTAACTCCTTCTACTAAAACTGGTAAACAGCCCAATAACAATGTGTCAGAAACAGTCAATCCCAAAGCTGCGTGAATTGGATAAATTGATTTTTCAGCATCTTCTTCATTATATCTCAAGTTTGCAGATATTTTTGTTCTTCCAGTTTGTTTATCTACATAAACAGCCTTTACATTGGCAAGGTTATCCATATCCACCAAAAAAGGCGAATGAGAAGTATATATTAATTGGTTATCCTCTGATAACTTTCTAAAAAATTTAGCCAAGTCATATTGAGCAATAGGATGTAACGATAAACCTGGTTCGTCCAATAATAATATTGTATTTGAGTGCCCTTCTTTCGTTTCTACAAGGAAAACGAGAAAGAAACTAAAAAACCATTGTAAACCTCTACTTCTACCTTCTAATTCAATTGCTTCTGGTCGTAAACTATCTGATACATTAATTCTAAAATGTTGTCCATCGGCTTCAAATGCAAAAATATAATCTCCTTGTAGCCACCATTGCTTAAAACTCTTTGTTAATTGCGTAGCAGCAGACCTTAACAATATTCCTCGTTCTCTTTTTTTATCAGCCCATTCTTGAATTTCCTCTTCTGATAATTCTTCTTCTTCTGTGCTGATTACTTGATTACTATGATTTAATTTTTTTATAACAACTTTTCTATCATTTCCTAATTCATAAATTTCCTGTGGCGATAATTTAACGTATTTGAATAGAACATCAAGAGTTCGAACCTTTGCTCTCGCTGATTCGGTTAAATCTTTTCTTTCAAAATCTTCTATTACTCTCGGTAAAAATATTTCACTATCCAAATTCCCGTAATCGGAATAGTAAACAAATTGAGGTATGTTTGCCAATACTTTCTGTCTGATTTCAGATGTTGTTTCAATAGCTTTACCTTCAAATGCATTTATAAAAAAATCAAGTTTTTTAATCAAATGTTTTCTGAAAATAATCGGTAAATTCTGCTTTTTTCCAAAATTGTCTTCTTGAAATTTATTTGCTCTTTCGATAATTCCTTGCACATCAGCCTGAACAACATCATCTTCTTTAATAGAATTAATTTCATTCTCTAAAAAAGTATTTATTGTAGCTTTTAATTCGTCTGACTCTTTTGTGAATGCTTCTTTTTGCTCCAGTATAGTTTTAAAACTATCAATCAAGGTTTTAATTCTATGTGACGGAAAGCTGTCTAATTTTGAATATGGAAAAGAAATATAATATTTGCCATCATATTTTCTTTTTACTAAAGATGTTTTAATTTGCGAAATATCACATTTAAGTTCTTCAGCTATCTCTTTTTGAATAGTGTCTCCAAGAAGAAAATCGGCAGCTATGAATACATCATTTGAATGTCCGTCAGCTTTAAAATTGCTATAGAGATGTCTTGGAAAATCATCTAATGGTACAATTGGCTCATCATTAGCTGGATTCAATTTCCAAAGTGCAATTAATAGATTAGTTTTACCAGCTTCGTTAGTTCCAACCAAACAAGAATTGTCAGCTGCTTCAATCCAATCACTTTCCTCAATTGAGCGAAAATTATATACTTTAAATCTTGTTAATTTTGTTGTCATAGTTCAATGGTTTGTTGTTTGGTCATAATTGGTGCTAACTTGTTTATATGCGGAACATTCCGTCTTTTATCCTGCCAATCCGGTACAATATGCGGAGGTTACGGTTTAATTTATTACTATTATTTCATTTAAGCGATAAAACCGCTATTTTTTATATACGGTGTGCTTGTTGCACAACCATGAATTCCATCAATATGTACTTGTTAGGTTATTTTTGTTTTTTTTAAATATAACTAACTGATATAATGTGTTTTAATTGTTTTAGATAATTCAAAAACTATCAATTCATTCCTGATGACGAGTTGTGTAAGGGTTACCGGTGTTACCACACGTTTTTATTCCGTTTCTTTTTCCAAAATGTATGTTTTAGTCGAGAAATAAATCCACTGATTTTTCTACTTTCATTCGACCATTTTCCTTTATACCTTTTATTATTTTTATCATAATCGTGCTGAAGTTCTCCACCTAAATCATCTAAATAAATATCCAAGTCCATTTTCAATGATTGAAGAGTAGGAATCATTTCGGAATTTTCAGATTTCATTGTTTTTACAATATCTAAAAGTTGATTTCCAACTCTTTTCAATGAGTAAATACTTGGTTGTTTTAATAGACTCTCATCAAAAATTTCTTTTCTAATTATTTTAGATTTTTCTTCAAATTCTTTAAGTTTCATTTATTGGTCAGTTTTAATTAATAGTCCAACTATAATTATTGGTGGTAATATTATTAAAGTGTGATAAATCAAACTTGTTTTAATGTAGTAATCTGCTTTTATTTTGTAAACATCTATTTTACTTAATTCGTGATAATCAGCTTTTAATGCTTTAAACATATTATGGTCAATTGGCTCGTGATTTTCGTGTCTTTCTAAAATTCGTTCATATTTGTCAGATATTTTTTCTGCAAACTCTTTCTTTTCATTCAATTTTGGTTTCTCTTTCAGAGTTTTAAAAATCCTTAAATCATTATACAGTTTTGATAATTCAAGTCCGCAAGTATGAAATTGTTTTGCTTTTGTACCGAAGTCTTTTGCGTTCTCTATTTGTCCAAACACTAATAATAATATAGAAAGACAAGTAATTGAATATGCAATTAAGTTTTCGTCGATTGTTTCAGTTGAATATATATTATAAACTGATAAAAGTCCGACAGCTATTAAATAGACAGATAACATACTTAAACATAAGTTTGATAAGTCAGCTACTTTCCTAAGTCTTTTACTCGCATTAAATCTACTTCCTTTAGTAGACCAAATTTTATAATTCAATTCCTCAAGAAATGTTTTGTCTAAATAATCTTTATATGATTTTTTCTTCTCCAATGTTCGTTTTTTACTCAAATGTATGCCAACAACGGAATATAGTTAATGGTGCTATCCTTTTTATAGCACCCGCAAATCTATATCCCTCTTTTTAACCCCTCTAATGTACCACCTTTACGCACATCGGCCTTACGGATTTACGTAAGGCTTTTAAGAAAGTTTTTAACAGGGGCTCCGTAGGGGGCGGTGAGCAGTAGATAGGTCGGTCTTTGCCCTAAAAACCTTTTGCCCTTCCCTGTAGGTCGCTTTAAAGACGAAACCGCCTTAAAAAGCGGTTGTAGGGGGCATTGTTTTCATAATTATGGGCTTGTGCAAGGCTTACTATTGTTACAACAAGTTGCGACGCATGGGAGTAAGCACGTTCTGATTTAAATGCGACTGAAAAAACTTGCTCAGAAGTCCATTCCGATTTCCTATTCTAAAGGTAAAAGTCAATCCAAAAGTTTTGAGCCCGATGAGTTATTAATATAGAGTATCAAATCATAATCTTCGCTTATATCTGTCTCGCAAAATTCACTTTTCATCTTCATAGATCCTACTTGCCTAAAGTCCATTTTTTCCAAAAGCCATTTGGCATGCATTGGTTTTTCTTCTTTAATTCTACGGAGATCAATAATAAATATCGGAACATCAATAGATCCGAAAAACTTTTCAAAAGTACCATTATAAGGTACCTGCGCCTGGTATGTGGTTAGTCCATTTTCCCCCATTGCAGTATAAGTACCTCTATTAAATGCAAAACCTACCGCCACATAATCATTCATTAAACTATCGGATAGATAATTTCCCATGCCGTGCATCGTTCTCTGTATATGAGCATTATGCGCCCATATTGCTATTTTCGAATCTTGATTTTGGGATTTTATCCACAATAGGTTTTCTGCCATAAATTTATCCCGTGAGAAAACAGTTTTATCCATATATTGCTCAATGACCCTAATATTTTGGTATAGCCATTCCGTCCTATCCTTGGTAAGACCTAATTTTCCAATTGCTTTCCTCACATGTTCTAATTTTCCCACGATAGTATCTTTATCGTCTTGGGAAACAGCTCCCATCCTTGAACCTTGATGTTTTGCTAAAGTTTTATACAATATCCGTTCAATGGCTGTCAAATTGTCCAATATAGTATTATCATCTTTAAATGCTTTTTCCAACTCCTCTACCGATAAATTATAATACTGTATATCAAATCCCGTGAATTGTATTTTTTGTTTGGAAGCGTTGTGCAACTTCATCCACTCCACCATATTCAATACTTCCTGAGTGTCCCAAGTCCAAAAATGCATACCTTTAATTAATTGTTTTGGGTTTCCTTTTCCCTCGATGATATAATCATTGAGCCTATATGCTTCAGGCATGTTCGCTTCCATAGAAAATATCTCGAAATCTTTTTTCTCAGCTAAGTATTTGACC is from Zobellia galactanivorans and encodes:
- a CDS encoding putative phage abortive infection protein; this encodes MSEKDKIFDKDFWSMMKYFGIFILIICFLPFLFTLKLDWLNFTKTGQIGDTIGGTMTPFIAIAAALLTFLAFWVQYKANQKQTLQFKKQANDVTIERFENKFYEAIRLHRENTNEIEISKISLPNYYKGRKVFISMFSEFRFCYAKTKEFIEEYNEKETGFDIKDEKAIINIAYHIFFMGIGRNSDSLIVKSLAGVCHQEFIIALIKNLNTIKEKRRDAKKPIKFEVKLKDNPNVLEYEPDYIPFGGHISRLGHYFRHLYQSVKIISEQDDEVFDKEMKRSYAKTLRAQLSDYEQLLLFYNVNSSLGNAWVNGKVNFIKEYRMIKNMPIPLADFGIKPNEIYNSEITYWKSQNKSFFEWDERTHNG
- a CDS encoding AAA family ATPase translates to MTTKLTRFKVYNFRSIEESDWIEAADNSCLVGTNEAGKTNLLIALWKLNPANDEPIVPLDDFPRHLYSNFKADGHSNDVFIAADFLLGDTIQKEIAEELKCDISQIKTSLVKRKYDGKYYISFPYSKLDSFPSHRIKTLIDSFKTILEQKEAFTKESDELKATINTFLENEINSIKEDDVVQADVQGIIERANKFQEDNFGKKQNLPIIFRKHLIKKLDFFINAFEGKAIETTSEIRQKVLANIPQFVYYSDYGNLDSEIFLPRVIEDFERKDLTESARAKVRTLDVLFKYVKLSPQEIYELGNDRKVVIKKLNHSNQVISTEEEELSEEEIQEWADKKRERGILLRSAATQLTKSFKQWWLQGDYIFAFEADGQHFRINVSDSLRPEAIELEGRSRGLQWFFSFFLVFLVETKEGHSNTILLLDEPGLSLHPIAQYDLAKFFRKLSEDNQLIYTSHSPFLVDMDNLANVKAVYVDKQTGRTKISANLRYNEEDAEKSIYPIHAALGLTVSDTLLLGCLPVLVEGVSDQVYLSLLKRFLIGKGELQYSKEIVFIPTGGVRGMGPVSKLVSSREDDLPFVLLDSDKTGKEYAKSLKSGRYRDEKDKVLGVADFLSDKEYEIEDLIPTEAIISTIDRMYRCDQYFEDFHDSKKPIVDQIEDWAKNNSIDLEDGWKVELARTIQNRFDKHFEKIDDKLVKSWKEIFEKLLAEKK
- a CDS encoding SLATT domain-containing protein, producing the protein MEKKKSYKDYLDKTFLEELNYKIWSTKGSRFNASKRLRKVADLSNLCLSMLSVYLIAVGLLSVYNIYSTETIDENLIAYSITCLSILLLVFGQIENAKDFGTKAKQFHTCGLELSKLYNDLRIFKTLKEKPKLNEKKEFAEKISDKYERILERHENHEPIDHNMFKALKADYHELSKIDVYKIKADYYIKTSLIYHTLIILPPIIIVGLLIKTDQ
- a CDS encoding erythromycin esterase family protein, whose product is MRTTILIILICLSGKSFSQEFLNLGFEYELRGSETPKKWWYTANSGYTFKLDENEKHESNRSLKLTSNNPKENQSGVFTASFPIAFAKGRTIEFKGHIKTDSVNTGYAGLWWEVGGNEGVLGFDNMENSGLRGTNNWQEVSLKMSVDEKATEITFGGLLVGNGVAWYDDFEILIDGMPFKDLQPRLTEPTREELEWLKSYVHPLSTYDPNTKSDEDLEIIGSLIGDAQVVALGEVTHGSSEIFQMKHRLVKYLAEKKDFEIFSMEANMPEAYRLNDYIIEGKGNPKQLIKGMHFWTWDTQEVLNMVEWMKLHNASKQKIQFTGFDIQYYNLSVEELEKAFKDDNTILDNLTAIERILYKTLAKHQGSRMGAVSQDDKDTIVGKLEHVRKAIGKLGLTKDRTEWLYQNIRVIEQYMDKTVFSRDKFMAENLLWIKSQNQDSKIAIWAHNAHIQRTMHGMGNYLSDSLMNDYVAVGFAFNRGTYTAMGENGLTTYQAQVPYNGTFEKFFGSIDVPIFIIDLRRIKEEKPMHAKWLLEKMDFRQVGSMKMKSEFCETDISEDYDLILYINNSSGSKLLD